One window from the genome of Candidatus Binatia bacterium encodes:
- a CDS encoding SCO family protein has protein sequence MRQTIKRAHSSVLALLLVTVLLPLTAKAHNDGRPLALQNVALEQKLGERLPLDLQFRDETGKRVRLDDYLGQGPVILAFVYYRCQDLCPLTLDGLLRVLRALSFDAGNEFSVLTVSFDPRDTPALAAAKKNDFIRRYGRPGASGGWHFLTGDETAIRRLTEAAGFRYNQERESDRYAHATGIMLLTPEGRLARYFYGIEFSPRDLRLGLIEASSEKIGSPIDQLLLFCYHYDPAAGKYGLLVANLVRLAGVITVLALGGGILIMLRGEARAKGHRAV, from the coding sequence GTGCGACAAACAATTAAAAGAGCTCACTCCTCAGTCCTCGCTTTGTTGCTCGTGACTGTACTGCTGCCGCTTACGGCAAAGGCTCACAACGACGGGCGGCCGCTTGCGTTGCAGAACGTCGCGCTCGAGCAAAAACTCGGCGAGCGGTTGCCGTTGGATCTCCAGTTCCGCGACGAGACGGGAAAGAGAGTCCGGCTCGACGATTATCTCGGCCAGGGGCCTGTTATTCTCGCGTTCGTCTATTACAGGTGCCAAGACCTCTGTCCATTGACGCTCGACGGACTCTTGAGGGTCCTGCGCGCGCTCTCGTTCGACGCCGGCAACGAGTTCAGCGTGCTCACGGTCAGCTTCGATCCGCGCGACACTCCGGCGCTGGCCGCCGCTAAGAAAAACGATTTCATCCGGCGCTATGGGCGGCCCGGCGCGAGCGGCGGCTGGCATTTCCTAACGGGCGACGAGACCGCGATTCGGCGCCTGACGGAGGCTGCCGGCTTTCGTTACAACCAAGAGCGCGAGAGCGACCGATATGCCCATGCGACCGGCATCATGCTGCTCACCCCGGAGGGCCGGCTCGCGCGCTACTTTTACGGCATCGAGTTTTCGCCGCGCGACCTCCGTCTCGGCTTGATCGAGGCTTCATCTGAAAAAATCGGCTCGCCCATCGACCAGTTGTTGCTCTTTTGTTACCACTACGATCCGGCGGCGGGAAAATACGGGCTGCTGGTCGCCAACCTGGTCCGGCTCGCCGGCGTTATCACCGTGTTGGCGCTCGGCGGCGGCATCTTAATAATGCTGCGCGGCGAAGCGCGGGCAAAAGGGCACAGAGCCGTCTAG
- a CDS encoding cytochrome c, whose amino-acid sequence MADQPRYDPLQKSDFFGDERSARPIVEGAVARGRLDADEHFYTGKIGGKPAKEFPFALTREILARGRERYEIFCAPCHDRLGNGQGMIVRRGYRAPPSYHIDRLRQAPPGHFFDVMTHGFGAMPDYAGQVPPADRWAIAAYIRALQLSQRATLAEVPDQERRTLVESQR is encoded by the coding sequence ATGGCCGACCAGCCGCGCTACGATCCTTTGCAGAAGAGCGACTTTTTCGGCGACGAACGCTCCGCCCGGCCTATTGTTGAAGGCGCGGTCGCGCGCGGCCGGCTCGACGCCGACGAGCATTTTTATACCGGCAAGATCGGCGGCAAACCGGCAAAGGAATTTCCCTTTGCGCTCACGCGGGAAATATTGGCGCGCGGTCGCGAGCGCTACGAAATTTTCTGCGCCCCGTGCCACGATCGGCTCGGCAACGGCCAGGGAATGATCGTTCGCCGGGGCTATCGCGCCCCGCCGTCGTATCACATCGACCGGCTGCGGCAGGCGCCTCCCGGCCATTTCTTCGACGTCATGACGCACGGCTTCGGCGCGATGCCCGATTATGCCGGGCAGGTGCCGCCTGCGGACCGCTGGGCGATCGCGGCGTATATTCGCGCGCTGCAATTGAGCCAGAGGGCCACGCTGGCGGAAGTGCCCGACCAGGAGCGGCGGACCCTCGTGGAGTCGCAACGATGA
- a CDS encoding DUF3341 domain-containing protein, with amino-acid sequence MSKPTTYGLMAEFTTPEALLAAARRAYTEGYRRMDAYSPFPVEGLTEAIGYRKNLLPLIVLLGGVIGAAGGFYLQYWISVADYPLNIGGRPVNSWPAFIPVTFELTILSAALSAVLGLLALNGLPMPYHPVFNVERFELASRNRFFLCIEARDPIFDREETRRFLEDTGPHGVYEVEW; translated from the coding sequence ATGAGTAAGCCCACCACCTACGGCCTCATGGCCGAATTCACGACCCCGGAAGCGCTGCTCGCCGCGGCGCGGCGCGCGTACACCGAAGGCTACCGGCGCATGGACGCGTACAGTCCGTTTCCCGTCGAGGGATTGACGGAGGCGATCGGTTACCGAAAAAACCTGCTGCCGTTGATCGTGTTGCTCGGCGGTGTCATTGGCGCGGCCGGCGGTTTTTATCTCCAGTATTGGATCTCCGTCGCCGACTACCCGCTCAACATCGGCGGCCGGCCGGTCAACAGCTGGCCGGCGTTTATCCCGGTCACGTTCGAGCTGACGATCCTGTCGGCCGCGCTCTCGGCGGTGCTCGGCCTGCTGGCGTTGAACGGGCTGCCGATGCCGTATCATCCTGTCTTCAACGTCGAGCGCTTCGAGCTGGCGAGCCGCAATCGTTTTTTCCTCTGCATCGAGGCGCGAGACCCTATATTTGATCGCGAAGAGACGCGACGTTTCCTGGAAGATACCGGACCGCATGGAGTCTATGAAGTTGAATGGTAA
- the nrfD gene encoding NrfD/PsrC family molybdoenzyme membrane anchor subunit, whose product MATDELDKRSAADEIAPVIEPGHTFASITDKISAIVLTRPTPRFWVVGFAIAFALVMLLFYAIAALLTIGVGLFGINIPVAWGFDIVNFVWWIGIGHAGTLISAILLLLRQKWRQSINRFAEAMTLFAVACAGLFPLLHLGRPWYFYWLFPYPNTMGVQPQFRSPLVWDVFAVSTYFTVSLLFWYLGLIPDLATLRDRARARFARFAYGMLAMGWRGSAIHWHRYEMAYLLLAGLATPLVVSVHTVVSFDFAVAMVPGWHSTIFPPYFVAGAIYSGFAMVLTLAIPLRKFYGLEDFITLRHLKNMAEVMLATGLIVAYGYLMEAFMSWYSGSLYEKYMMLNRMFGAYGTMFWALMLFNVLAPQALWLLRVRTNVVALFVIAISVNIGMWLERYVIVVVSLSRDFMPSAWGTYSGTVWDWAVFVGSIGLFLALMFIFVRLLPMISIFEMRGLLQEERMRDEG is encoded by the coding sequence ATGGCGACTGATGAGCTGGACAAGAGAAGCGCCGCCGACGAAATTGCGCCGGTGATCGAGCCGGGGCATACGTTCGCCAGCATCACGGACAAGATCAGCGCGATCGTTTTGACCCGCCCGACGCCGCGCTTCTGGGTCGTCGGCTTCGCGATCGCGTTCGCACTGGTGATGCTGCTCTTCTACGCGATCGCCGCCTTGCTCACGATCGGCGTCGGTCTTTTCGGCATCAACATTCCGGTCGCCTGGGGTTTCGACATCGTAAACTTTGTCTGGTGGATCGGCATCGGCCACGCCGGCACGCTGATCTCCGCCATCCTCTTGCTCCTGCGCCAGAAGTGGCGGCAATCGATCAATCGCTTCGCCGAGGCGATGACTCTGTTCGCGGTGGCCTGCGCCGGCTTGTTCCCCCTGCTGCACCTGGGCCGGCCGTGGTATTTTTATTGGCTCTTCCCGTATCCCAATACGATGGGGGTCCAGCCGCAATTCCGCAGCCCGCTCGTGTGGGACGTGTTCGCCGTCTCTACCTATTTCACCGTCTCGCTGCTCTTCTGGTACTTGGGATTGATTCCCGACCTCGCGACGCTGCGCGACCGTGCGCGCGCGCGTTTTGCCCGGTTCGCTTATGGGATGCTCGCGATGGGCTGGCGCGGCTCGGCGATTCACTGGCACCGCTACGAGATGGCCTATCTCTTATTGGCGGGGCTGGCGACGCCGCTGGTGGTTTCGGTCCACACGGTGGTGAGCTTCGACTTCGCCGTCGCCATGGTTCCCGGCTGGCATTCGACGATCTTTCCGCCGTATTTTGTCGCGGGCGCGATTTACTCGGGCTTCGCCATGGTGCTGACGCTCGCGATCCCGCTGCGCAAATTCTACGGGCTCGAGGATTTCATTACGCTGCGCCACCTCAAAAACATGGCCGAGGTGATGCTCGCGACCGGCCTCATCGTCGCGTACGGATACCTGATGGAAGCGTTCATGTCGTGGTACAGCGGCAGCCTGTACGAGAAATATATGATGCTGAACCGGATGTTCGGCGCGTACGGCACTATGTTCTGGGCGTTGATGTTGTTCAACGTCCTGGCACCGCAGGCCCTCTGGCTTCTCCGGGTTCGGACCAACGTTGTGGCGCTGTTCGTGATCGCGATCTCGGTCAACATCGGCATGTGGCTGGAGCGCTACGTGATCGTCGTCGTCAGCCTGTCGCGCGATTTTATGCCGTCCGCCTGGGGAACGTATTCCGGGACCGTCTGGGACTGGGCCGTGTTCGTCGGCTCGATCGGACTGTTTCTCGCGTTGATGTTCATCTTCGTCCGGCTGTTGCCGATGATCTCGATCTTCGAAATGCGCGGACTGCTGCAGGAAGAAAGGATGAGGGATGAAGGATGA
- a CDS encoding TAT-variant-translocated molybdopterin oxidoreductase, which yields MSNETKAAGPEAERLDITAIRARLGGLNGESYWRSLEELAESEAFQEFLHREFPRQALVLDAVSRREFIKLMGASLALAGLGACGKPARTNEKIVPYVAQPEGLVPGKPLFFATAFTHNGAAAGLLVESHEGRPTKIEGNPAHPASLGATDVFAQASILTLYDPDRSQVVTHAGAIGTWSAFVAAANRELEAERESRGAGLRILTETVVSPTLASQLKSLRAQFPRAKWHQYEPAGRDNARAGARLAFGEYVDAQYRFDRCEVVLALDSDFLSCGAGHLRYARQFADKRRVRSGRSEMNRLYVIESAPSVTGAMADHRLALRPSEISAAARGLAARLGVFPGEKTGKLSSDRVAKWLDAVAHDLKKRRGTSVVLAGDRQPPLVHALAHAMNQALGNTGETVTYIAPIEANPENQMESMRDLVKDMEAGRVAMLVILGGNPAFTVPADFRFQELLAKIGFSVHLSLYDDETSARCHWHIPEAHYLESWSDARAHDGTVTILQPLIAPLYGAKSTYELLSALMDAPERSGYDVVRDFWKTQNRSRDFELFWRVSLHDGVVAGTAFPPKPVKLKTVSGSEFRVPTRSTSLRVDPGGSSSQEAKSGIKNSKFNIQNSFEIIFAPDPTIFDGRFANNGWLQELPKPLTKLTWDNAVLVSPATAERLGVSHRIGARGGEHGRIYADMVELRYAGRTLTAPVWIMPGHADGCATVHFGYGRTRAGRVGTGAGFNAYAIRTSDAPWHGVGLEMRKISGQYTLACTQYHHNMEGRELVRDATLEEFRKHPDFAQGKEHAPGPEATLYPGFKYEGHAWGMVIDTSACIGCNACVVACQAENNIPVVGKTEVTRGREMHWLRVDRYYKGSADNPETFHQPVPCMHCENAPCEVVCPVAATTHSHEGLNDMVYNRCVGTRYCSNNCPYKVRRFNFFQYSDFETPSLKLGRNPNVTVRSRGVMEKCTYCVQRINAAKIAAEKEDRSVRDGEIVTACQAACPTQAIVFGDLNDAKSRVAGLKREPLNYGLLTELNTRPRTTYLATVKNPNPELEEREKGERTGGKS from the coding sequence TACGTCGCGCAGCCGGAAGGCTTGGTGCCGGGAAAACCGCTGTTCTTTGCCACCGCATTCACCCACAACGGCGCCGCCGCGGGTCTCCTCGTCGAGAGCCACGAAGGGCGGCCGACCAAAATCGAAGGTAATCCCGCGCATCCGGCGAGTCTCGGCGCCACCGACGTCTTTGCGCAAGCATCGATTCTTACCCTCTACGATCCGGATCGTTCGCAGGTCGTGACCCACGCGGGAGCGATCGGTACCTGGAGCGCGTTCGTCGCGGCGGCGAACCGCGAGCTGGAGGCCGAGCGGGAAAGCCGCGGCGCCGGGCTCAGGATCTTGACCGAGACCGTCGTGTCGCCGACGCTCGCGTCTCAACTCAAATCGTTGCGCGCACAATTTCCCCGGGCGAAGTGGCATCAATACGAACCCGCCGGCCGGGACAACGCCAGGGCGGGCGCACGCCTAGCCTTCGGCGAGTACGTCGATGCGCAGTATCGCTTCGACCGGTGCGAGGTGGTTCTCGCTTTGGATTCGGATTTTCTTTCCTGCGGCGCCGGCCATCTCCGCTACGCGCGCCAGTTCGCCGACAAGCGCAGGGTGCGGAGCGGCAGAAGCGAGATGAACCGTTTGTATGTCATCGAGAGCGCCCCGTCGGTCACAGGGGCGATGGCCGATCATCGCCTCGCGCTCAGGCCGAGTGAAATTTCCGCCGCCGCTCGCGGTCTCGCCGCCCGTCTCGGAGTTTTCCCCGGAGAAAAAACCGGTAAGCTTTCTTCTGATCGCGTAGCGAAGTGGCTCGACGCCGTCGCGCACGATCTCAAAAAGCGTCGCGGTACGAGCGTGGTTTTGGCCGGCGACCGGCAGCCGCCGCTCGTCCACGCGCTCGCGCACGCGATGAATCAGGCGCTTGGCAACACCGGTGAGACCGTCACCTATATTGCGCCCATCGAGGCCAATCCGGAAAACCAGATGGAGTCGATGCGCGATTTGGTGAAAGACATGGAAGCCGGCCGTGTCGCGATGCTCGTCATTCTCGGCGGCAATCCGGCGTTTACCGTGCCGGCGGATTTCCGTTTTCAGGAGCTTCTCGCAAAAATCGGTTTTTCCGTCCATTTGAGTCTGTACGACGACGAGACCTCGGCGCGCTGTCACTGGCACATTCCCGAGGCGCATTATCTGGAATCGTGGAGCGACGCGCGGGCCCACGACGGCACCGTAACGATTCTTCAGCCGCTCATCGCGCCGCTCTACGGCGCGAAATCGACGTACGAATTGTTGTCCGCGCTCATGGACGCCCCCGAACGCTCCGGTTACGACGTCGTGCGCGATTTTTGGAAGACTCAGAATCGCTCGAGGGACTTCGAGCTTTTCTGGCGTGTCTCGCTCCACGACGGCGTCGTCGCCGGCACGGCGTTCCCGCCGAAACCGGTGAAGTTGAAAACGGTTTCGGGTTCCGAGTTCCGAGTTCCGACCCGTTCGACTTCGCTCAGGGTCGATCCTGGTGGATCGAGTTCGCAAGAAGCAAAGTCCGGAATTAAAAATTCAAAATTCAACATTCAAAATTCGTTCGAGATTATCTTCGCTCCCGACCCAACCATCTTCGACGGACGGTTCGCCAACAACGGCTGGCTGCAAGAGCTGCCTAAGCCGCTCACCAAGCTCACCTGGGACAACGCGGTCCTCGTCAGCCCGGCGACGGCCGAGCGGCTGGGCGTCTCGCACCGGATCGGCGCGCGCGGTGGCGAGCACGGCAGGATCTACGCGGACATGGTCGAGCTTCGCTACGCCGGCCGAACGCTCACCGCGCCGGTCTGGATCATGCCGGGTCACGCCGACGGCTGTGCGACGGTTCATTTCGGTTACGGCCGAACGCGCGCGGGAAGAGTCGGAACGGGCGCGGGATTCAACGCCTACGCGATCCGAACCTCGGACGCGCCGTGGCACGGCGTGGGACTGGAGATGCGAAAGATCAGCGGGCAATATACGCTCGCTTGCACTCAGTACCATCATAATATGGAAGGGCGCGAGCTGGTTCGCGATGCGACGCTCGAAGAATTCCGCAAGCATCCCGACTTCGCGCAGGGCAAAGAGCACGCGCCCGGGCCGGAAGCCACGCTCTATCCCGGCTTCAAGTACGAAGGCCATGCCTGGGGCATGGTCATCGACACGAGCGCGTGCATCGGCTGCAACGCGTGCGTCGTCGCCTGCCAGGCGGAGAACAATATTCCGGTCGTGGGCAAAACCGAAGTCACGCGCGGCCGCGAGATGCACTGGCTTCGTGTCGATCGCTATTACAAGGGAAGCGCCGACAACCCGGAGACCTTTCACCAGCCCGTGCCGTGCATGCACTGCGAGAACGCGCCGTGCGAGGTCGTCTGCCCGGTGGCCGCGACGACTCACAGCCACGAGGGGCTGAACGACATGGTCTACAACCGCTGCGTGGGGACGCGCTACTGTTCGAATAACTGCCCCTACAAAGTCAGGCGCTTCAATTTTTTTCAATACTCGGACTTCGAGACGCCGAGCTTGAAGCTGGGGAGAAACCCCAACGTGACCGTGCGCAGCCGCGGCGTGATGGAAAAGTGCACCTACTGCGTGCAGCGGATCAACGCGGCGAAGATCGCCGCGGAAAAAGAAGACCGTTCGGTGCGCGACGGCGAGATTGTCACCGCCTGCCAGGCGGCCTGTCCGACACAGGCGATCGTTTTCGGCGACTTGAACGACGCGAAGAGCCGCGTCGCCGGTCTCAAGCGCGAACCGCTCAACTACGGTCTGTTGACCGAGCTAAACACGCGCCCGCGGACGACGTACCTCGCGACGGTCAAGAATCCAAACCCGGAGCTCGAAGAGAGGGAGAAGGGGGAAAGGACAGGGGGAAAAAGTTAA